CGGCGATCGAGAACGTCGCCCTGCCGCTCATGCTCGGCGGCGGCGCCCGCGGGGCGGCTGAGGCCCAGGCGGGCGCCCTGCTCAACCGGCTCGGCCTCGGAGGCATGCTGCACCGCCGCCCCGGCGAGCTCTCGGGCGGCCAGGCGCAGCGCGTGGCGATCGCCCGCTCACTCGTCGGCAACCCCGGCCTCGTCTTCGCCGACGAGCCGACCGGCGCGCTCGACCGCTCCACCGGCACCGCCGTCATGGCGCTGCTGATCGGCGCGACCCTCGGCCACGGCGCCTCGCTCGTGGTCGTCACGCACGACCCGGAGGTCGCCGCCGCCTGCTCGCGCATCATCCGCCTCGAGGATGGCCGCGTCGTCAGCGACGGCCCGAGCGAGCCGGTGGCGGATGCCGCTGCGCACGCTGGTGGGCAGGGATTCGTCGAGCAGATGGCCGGGCCCGCTCCCGTCGCGCAGGCCATCGCGCCGGCCGAGCCCGTGCGATGGGCCGCGGCACCGGTGCCCGCGCACCCCGCGCCCTACGGTGCGCCGTCCTACGCGGCGCCGCAGAGCGCATCCGGCGCCGTCGTCCCGCAGGAGGCACCCGGCTCCTACGGCGCGGCCCGCGGCGACCAGCGCGTCGCGAACCCCATGCAGCAGTGGATCGACTCGAGCAGCCGGGAGGCATCGCGATGACCGCCATTCGACTCTGGGCGCGCCTGCTGCGCGCCACCGGCCCCCGCGCGACCGACGTGCTGAGCGCGATCGCCTTCGCCTTCGCGACCGCGGCGCTGCTGGCGGTGCTGGGCGGCGTGAACGCCTTCCGGCTGCGGCTCGAGACCGGCGCCGTCGACGCGGCGAGCGGCGGCTTCGTGCTGACCCTGGCGTTCGTGGCGGCCGCGCTGCTGCTGCCCGCCGTCTGGACGCTCGCGCAGGCTGCCGTGCGGCTGGCGATCGCCCGCCGCGACGACCGGCTCGCCGCCTTGCGGCTGGCCGGCGCGACCCGCAGCCAGGTGACCGCGATGGCCGTGCTCGACGCGGTCTCGCAGGCGCTCGTCGGCGTGGTCGTCGGCGCGATGCTGGCGCTGGCCGTGACGCCGGGCATCGCGCAGATCGAGTTCCAGGGCCTGCCCTTCACGGTGGCCGAGCTGCTGCCGCCCGTGTGGGTCTGGCTCGCGGCCGCCGGCGCCGTGGTCGCCATCGCGCTCGTCGCCGCGCTCGCCTCGCTGCAGCGCGTGCACGTGACACCGCTCGGCGTCGCGCAGCGGGTGGGCGCCAAGCGGCTCTCGCTCTGGCGGATCGGCGGCTTCGGCCTCGCAGTCGCGGCCTACATCGCGATCTCGGTGATGAACCTCATCCCGGTGGAGCTGTCGGTCTCGATCGCGCTCATCTCGATCGTGGTGCTCTCGTACGCCCTCATCGGACCGCTCGTGATCCAGGGGATCGCATGGCTGGTCGCGAAGGGCGCGCGCAGCCCGGCGACGCTGCTCGCCGCCCGGCGTGTGGTCGACGACCCGCGCGGCGCGTTCAACATCGTCGGCGCGATGTCGATCGCGGTGATGGCAGGCGGCTTCGCGTCGCTCGCGCCGGCGATGGCAGGCGGCGACGACCCGATGAGCGTCGACATGGCCACCGGGGCGGCGCTGACGATCGCGATCGCCGGTGTGCTCGGCGCGGTGCTCGCGGGCATCGCGCAGTCGGCCAAGGTGCTCGACCAGCGCCGCGAGCACCAGGCGATGCACCGCATGGGTGTCGACCTGCCGGTGATGCGCGGGGCCATCGTGCGACAGGTGGCGCTGCCGCTGCTGGTCGGCGTCGGCGGAGCCGCCGGCATGGCGCTGCTGCTCATCCTGCCGAGCATCATGCTCTGGGCGCGGAACCCCGAGTCGGTGCTCACCTGGATGCTGATGGCGGTCGGCGCCGTGGTCGTCACGCTCGGCGCGACCGCGTGCGCGCTGCCGCTCGTGCGGCGGGTGGCGACGGAGGCGGTGCCCGCCTGAGCTGGGGGCTGACGCGCACCTACGCTTCGGACCCGTTCCACCGTCGGAGACCCGGTGTACCGGGTCCAGGTGGGCGGAACGGGTCCGCGAACGGAGGGCGGGCCGCGTCAGCGCGCGGGCAGCAGCGGCAGCACGTCCTCCGAGAACTGCTCCAGGAAGCGGCGCTGGTCGCCTCCGGGGCCGTGGAACACGAGGTGCGTGAACCCGAGCTCTGCGTAGTGACCGATCGCACCCGCGACCGCAGCCGCATCCGAGCCCACGATCCACCGCTTCGCGACCTGCTCGATCGGCAGCTCGTCGGCCAGGCGCTGCATCTCGATCGGGTCGTGCACCGAGTGCTTCTGCTCCTGCGTGAGCGACAGCGCGCCCCAGAAGCGGGTGTTCTGCAGCGCGGCATCGGCATCGCGGTCGTAGGAGACCTTGATCTCGATCATGCGATCGACCTCCCCAGAGTCGCGCTCGGCCTTCGCGAGGCCCTCTTCGAGATTCGCGACGATCGTGTCGCGGTAGTACTCGTCGCCCTTGCCCGAGGTGCAGATGTGGCCGTCGGCGAAGCGCGCCGCGTAGCGCGTGGTCGCGGGGCCGCCGCCGGCGACGTAGATGGGGATGGGCTGGTCTGGCCGGTCGTAGATGGTCGCGCCGGCGGTCGAGTAGTAGTCGCCCTCGAACTCGACGCGCTCCTCCGTCCAGAGCCTGCGGATCAGCCGCACCGCCTCGCGGAGCCGCGCGAAGCGCTCCTTGAGCTCTGGCCACTCGACGCCGATGATCTGCTCGTTGAGCGCCTCGCCCGTGCCGATGCCGAGGATCAGGCGCCCCGCGTGAACCTGCCCGAGCGTCGCGAACTGCTGCGCGACGACCGCCGGGTGGTAGCGCAGCGTGGGGGTGAGCACCGAGGTGCCGAGGGTGATGCGCTCCGTGCGCTCGAGCGCCATGCCGAGCCAGGCGACGGCGTTGGGCGCGTGCCCCTGGTCGTGCCGCCAGGGCTGCAGGTGATCGCTGATGAACGCGCTGTCGAGACCCACCTGCTCGGCGAGCTGCACGAGCTCGAGCAGCTCGGCGGGGGTGAACTGCTCGGCGCTGGCCTTGTATCCGTACCGCATGCCACTCAGTCAAGCACTCCGCGATGCGACGGAGGAGGCTCTGCGCGAGCCTGGCACGGCACGCGCCCCGCCGCTACAGCGGCAGCCCCAGCATCGCCGCATCGGGCGTGCCGAAGCGGTGCGCCGTGATCGAGACCGCCTGCTCGCGCAGGAACGGCAGCAGCTCGATGCGCCCCTCGGTCGTGATCGGCCCGTCGTAGACCGCCACCGCCGGGTTGCCCGCGAGCGCCGCGCGCAGCCCATCGTCGGTGCCGATCAGACGGATGCGTCGGAGCGGCTCGGTCACGCGCGTCAACCCGAGCGCATCCTCGTTCTCGACCGATTGCAGCACCGAGCCGTCGGCGATGCGCGCGCGGAACGCCGCATCCGTCTCCTCCACGAGCTCCTCGATCCGCACGTGCGGGATGGGCTGCCTCGAGAGCTTCACGATGCCGCTCGGCACCTCGGTCGCGGTGGAGATGCGCACGATCGCGCGCGTGCGGGCCGCGGCGGCGAGCAGCCGCACCAGGTCGCCGACCGTGCCGTCCTCGGCCACGCGGATGAGCACGTCGGCCGGGCGATAGCGCAGCACGTTGCGCTCGACGCCGAGCCCGGAGACGTCGCGGGCGGTGCCGAACTCGTCCTCCCACACGGTCTGGTCGCTGTTGGCGCCGGCACGCACGCGGTCGAAGGCGAGGAAGTCGAGCGCGGGCGTCGCCGCCTCGATGAGCTCGGAGACGCGCTTGTCGAGCCCGTGCAGGCGCACCGACTCGCGCGGGCCGCGCTCGACCGGCTCCCAGTCGACCAGCGTCGCCAGGTAGTTCGGCCCGCCGGCCTTGGCGCCCGGGCCGACCTGCGAGCGCTTCCAGCCGCCGAACGGCTGCCGCCGCACGATGGCCCCCGTGATGCCGCGGTTGACGTACAGGTTGCCGGCCCGCGCCTCGTCGAGCCACTGCCGCACCTCGACCGGATCGAGCGAGTGGATGCCGGCCGTCAGGCCGAACTCGGTGGCGTTCTGCACGTCGATCGCCTCGTCGAGCGTGTCGACCTCGATGAGCGAGAGGTGCGGCCCGAAGAACTCGGTGAGGTGCGTGAACGAGCCCGGCTCGACCGCGTCGCGGATGCCGGGCGACCAGAGCCGACCCGAGGCATCCAGCTTCCTCGGCTCCAGCAGCCACTCCTCCCCCTGCTCGAGGGTCGTCAGCGCGCGCAGCAGCGTCCCCTGGGCGGGCTCGATGAGCGGACCGACGTGCGTGCGCGCGTCGAGCGGCGACCCCACTCGCAGCGTGGTGGCGGCGTCGATCAGCTGGCGGCGGAAGCGCTGCGAGTCGCCCACCGTGTCGACCATGATGACGACGGATGCGGCGGAGCACTTCTGACCGGCGTGGCCGAAGGCGCTCTGCACGATGTCGGCTGCCGCGAGCTCGAGGTCGGCGGAGGGTGTGACGATGATCGCGTTCTTGCCGCTGGTCTCGGCCAGCAGCGGCAGGTCTGGTCGCCAGGAGGTGAACAGCGCCGCCGTCTCGGCGGAGCCGGTGAGGATCACGCGACCGACCGCCGGGTGGGCGATGAGCTGCCGCGAGACCTCGCCCTCCGGCACGTCGCACAGCACGAGCACGTCGCGCGGCACGCCGGCCTCCCAGAGCGCCTCGGCCATCACGGCAGCGCTGCGGCGGGCCTGCGGCGCGGGCTTGAGGATGACGGCGGAGCCGGTCGCGAGCGCCGCGGCCACGCCACCGGTGGCGATGGCGACCGGGAAGTTCCACGGCGGGGTCACGACCGTGAGCGCGACGGGCCTCGGCGTGGCGTCCTCGACCTGCTCGAGCAGGATCGCCTGCTCGGCATAGGCGCGCGCGAAGTCGATCGCCTCCGACACCTCGGGGTCGGCCTCCGCGAGGGTCTTGCCGGTCTCGGCCATCATGACCTCGATGAGCCTGCCTCGATAGGCGCCGAGCGTCTCTGCGGCGTCGCGCAGCACCTTCGCCCGTGCCTCTGCACCCCGAGCCGCCCATCCGTCCGACGCTTGTGCCGCGCGGTCGATGCGGCGCTCGAGGGTCGGCCAGTCCTCGATGTGGTTCATCTCGAGCGTGCGGATGCCGAGCTCGCTGCTCGCGGCGCGCTGCACGATCTGCCGCGCCCAGTCGCGGTTGGCCGCGAGCGATGGGTCGGTGTCGGGCTCGTTGGCGAAGGCGGTCGGATGCGTCATCGACGCCTGCAGGTCGCCGAGGCGATCCTGGGTGCGGTTGGGCTTCGGCGCGGCACCGGCCGCGGCGGCGTCCTCCCGGCGCAGCAGCTCGAGCGAGCCGAGGAAGCGGTCGCGCTCGCGCTCCAGCGCCACGGGGTCGGCGAGCTCGAACATGCTCGACATGAAGTTCGTGCCCGCCGCGTTCTCCTCGAGTCGGCGGATCAGGTAGGCGACCGCGGCGTCGAACTGCTCGGGCCGCACGACCGGCGTGTAGAGCACGAGGTTGGGGAAGAGCTCGCGCACCGCGGCGCGGTGGTCGGCGGCCATGCCGAGCAGCATCTCGGCGTCGACCCGCTGGTGCGTGCCGTGGTGGCGCGCGAGCTCGGCGGCATAGGCGAGGTCGAAGAGGTTGTGGCTCGCGATGCCGACGCGCACCGCGAAGGCGTTCTCGGGCAGCAGCGCCTCGCGCAGCACGCGCTTGTAGTTGGCGTCGCTCGACTCCTTCGAGGGCAGCACGGCGAGCGGCCAGCCGTGCAGGGCTGCGTCGACGCGCTCCATGGCGATGTTGGCGCCCTTGACGAGCCGCACCTTGATGCCGGCGCCGCCGTGCGCCCGGCGCTCCTTGGCGAACGCGGCGAGACGGCGGTAGGCGCCGAGGGCGTCGGGCAGGTAGGCCTGCAGCACGATGCCGGCCTCGAGCTTCGCGAGCTCGGGCCTGGTGAGGAGGCGCTCGAAGACCGCGATCGTGAGATCGAGGTCGCGGTACTCCTCCATGTCGAGGTTGATGAACTTCGGATGCGCAGGATCGGCGGCAAGGCGGAACAGCGGCAGCAGCCGCTCGACCACCGTGTCGACCGTCTCGTCGAACGCCCACAGCTGCAGCTGCGGCGCCATGGACGACACCTTCACCGAGACGTAGTCGACGTCGTCGCGACGCAGCAGCTCCATGATGCCCTCGAGGCGACCCGCGGCCTCCTGATCGCCCAGCACGGCCTCGCCGAGCAGGTTGATGTTGAGGCGGTTGCCCTCCTCGCGCAGCCTCGCGAGCGGCTTCGCGAGCTTGGCGGGGGATGCGTCGATGACGAGGTGCGAGACCATCTCGCGCATCGCCTTCTTGACCATCGGGATGATGAGCTTCGGCGTCACGATGCCGAAGCCGCCGCCGAGGGTGACGCCGAGCTTGAGGTACCAGTCCAGGAAGCCGGGGATATCGCGGCTGAGCTCCTCGAAGTTGCGGGCGCTGACCTTCGGATCCTCGGGCCGCACG
The window above is part of the Agrococcus sp. ARC_14 genome. Proteins encoded here:
- a CDS encoding bifunctional proline dehydrogenase/L-glutamate gamma-semialdehyde dehydrogenase produces the protein MTDLPRDDDFDALIKEGIERADQEHPLIAPDAGQRFESAEDIRQLGLDEPLEVVDEQDADEADADAPVAFERVLDSGPAFEIDDATWAAAVSPYEPVEVPRIPRSAEEPPAAGWSLSSEVGDVPTVQMDALALQEELKAASVVPEREDTPTELIEAVVVAPAVAAAPDPEPEPEPEPEPEPEPEPEPEPEPEPEPEPAPEPEPAPEPEPEPEPEPEPEPVPIPASADPTPPLAQLTAPDSDDPFALAAVERVRGWVARPMEGKRDKAEERLAGLLKDPQGLEFAVGFVDKVVRPEDPKVSARNFEELSRDIPGFLDWYLKLGVTLGGGFGIVTPKLIIPMVKKAMREMVSHLVIDASPAKLAKPLARLREEGNRLNINLLGEAVLGDQEAAGRLEGIMELLRRDDVDYVSVKVSSMAPQLQLWAFDETVDTVVERLLPLFRLAADPAHPKFINLDMEEYRDLDLTIAVFERLLTRPELAKLEAGIVLQAYLPDALGAYRRLAAFAKERRAHGGAGIKVRLVKGANIAMERVDAALHGWPLAVLPSKESSDANYKRVLREALLPENAFAVRVGIASHNLFDLAYAAELARHHGTHQRVDAEMLLGMAADHRAAVRELFPNLVLYTPVVRPEQFDAAVAYLIRRLEENAAGTNFMSSMFELADPVALERERDRFLGSLELLRREDAAAAGAAPKPNRTQDRLGDLQASMTHPTAFANEPDTDPSLAANRDWARQIVQRAASSELGIRTLEMNHIEDWPTLERRIDRAAQASDGWAARGAEARAKVLRDAAETLGAYRGRLIEVMMAETGKTLAEADPEVSEAIDFARAYAEQAILLEQVEDATPRPVALTVVTPPWNFPVAIATGGVAAALATGSAVILKPAPQARRSAAVMAEALWEAGVPRDVLVLCDVPEGEVSRQLIAHPAVGRVILTGSAETAALFTSWRPDLPLLAETSGKNAIIVTPSADLELAAADIVQSAFGHAGQKCSAASVVIMVDTVGDSQRFRRQLIDAATTLRVGSPLDARTHVGPLIEPAQGTLLRALTTLEQGEEWLLEPRKLDASGRLWSPGIRDAVEPGSFTHLTEFFGPHLSLIEVDTLDEAIDVQNATEFGLTAGIHSLDPVEVRQWLDEARAGNLYVNRGITGAIVRRQPFGGWKRSQVGPGAKAGGPNYLATLVDWEPVERGPRESVRLHGLDKRVSELIEAATPALDFLAFDRVRAGANSDQTVWEDEFGTARDVSGLGVERNVLRYRPADVLIRVAEDGTVGDLVRLLAAAARTRAIVRISTATEVPSGIVKLSRQPIPHVRIEELVEETDAAFRARIADGSVLQSVENEDALGLTRVTEPLRRIRLIGTDDGLRAALAGNPAVAVYDGPITTEGRIELLPFLREQAVSITAHRFGTPDAAMLGLPL
- the fgd gene encoding glucose-6-phosphate dehydrogenase (coenzyme-F420), whose translation is MRYGYKASAEQFTPAELLELVQLAEQVGLDSAFISDHLQPWRHDQGHAPNAVAWLGMALERTERITLGTSVLTPTLRYHPAVVAQQFATLGQVHAGRLILGIGTGEALNEQIIGVEWPELKERFARLREAVRLIRRLWTEERVEFEGDYYSTAGATIYDRPDQPIPIYVAGGGPATTRYAARFADGHICTSGKGDEYYRDTIVANLEEGLAKAERDSGEVDRMIEIKVSYDRDADAALQNTRFWGALSLTQEQKHSVHDPIEMQRLADELPIEQVAKRWIVGSDAAAVAGAIGHYAELGFTHLVFHGPGGDQRRFLEQFSEDVLPLLPAR
- a CDS encoding FtsX-like permease family protein, with amino-acid sequence MTAIRLWARLLRATGPRATDVLSAIAFAFATAALLAVLGGVNAFRLRLETGAVDAASGGFVLTLAFVAAALLLPAVWTLAQAAVRLAIARRDDRLAALRLAGATRSQVTAMAVLDAVSQALVGVVVGAMLALAVTPGIAQIEFQGLPFTVAELLPPVWVWLAAAGAVVAIALVAALASLQRVHVTPLGVAQRVGAKRLSLWRIGGFGLAVAAYIAISVMNLIPVELSVSIALISIVVLSYALIGPLVIQGIAWLVAKGARSPATLLAARRVVDDPRGAFNIVGAMSIAVMAGGFASLAPAMAGGDDPMSVDMATGAALTIAIAGVLGAVLAGIAQSAKVLDQRREHQAMHRMGVDLPVMRGAIVRQVALPLLVGVGGAAGMALLLILPSIMLWARNPESVLTWMLMAVGAVVVTLGATACALPLVRRVATEAVPA
- a CDS encoding ABC transporter ATP-binding protein; this translates as MQTNRLDAHQLTHTYGEGNSAAPALANVNLTIGAEGPEAVAIMGPSGSGKSTLLHVLAGIIAPADGRVVWRGQDLATMRDGQRTRLRRSDFGFVFQSGQLLPELPAIENVALPLMLGGGARGAAEAQAGALLNRLGLGGMLHRRPGELSGGQAQRVAIARSLVGNPGLVFADEPTGALDRSTGTAVMALLIGATLGHGASLVVVTHDPEVAAACSRIIRLEDGRVVSDGPSEPVADAAAHAGGQGFVEQMAGPAPVAQAIAPAEPVRWAAAPVPAHPAPYGAPSYAAPQSASGAVVPQEAPGSYGAARGDQRVANPMQQWIDSSSREASR